The following are encoded together in the Vicingaceae bacterium genome:
- the paaA gene encoding phenylacetic acid degradation protein, producing MEDKLKAFEEKIEKEIKIEPKDWMPDEYRKNLIRQISQHAHSEVIGMQPEGNWITRAPSLRSKAILLAKIQDEAGHGLYLYSACETLGVSRDELIEQLHQGKAKYSSIFNYPTLTWADIGAIGWLVDGAAIVNQVSLQRTSYGPYSRAMIRICMEESFHQRQGYEIMAKLAQGTPEQKAMAQDALNRWWWPALMMFGPHDSESVHSQQSMKWKIKRESNDELRQKFIDKTVQQAEVIGLKIPDPHLKWNEERGHYDFGPIDWDEFWNVVKGNGPCNKERLDHHKRAHEEGAWVREAALAYAEKQKNKKQVA from the coding sequence AAATTAAAATCGAGCCCAAAGATTGGATGCCTGATGAGTACAGGAAAAACCTCATCCGACAAATATCTCAACACGCTCATTCCGAAGTGATTGGTATGCAGCCGGAAGGCAATTGGATTACTCGTGCACCCAGTCTGCGGTCTAAAGCGATTTTATTGGCTAAAATTCAGGATGAAGCCGGTCATGGCTTGTATCTTTACAGTGCTTGCGAAACCCTTGGTGTTAGCCGCGATGAGCTTATAGAACAATTGCATCAAGGAAAAGCTAAGTATTCCAGCATTTTTAATTACCCTACATTAACCTGGGCCGATATTGGGGCAATAGGATGGTTGGTTGATGGTGCCGCCATTGTCAATCAAGTATCCCTTCAACGTACATCTTATGGCCCATATTCAAGAGCCATGATCAGAATCTGTATGGAAGAAAGCTTTCACCAGCGCCAAGGATATGAGATTATGGCGAAACTTGCCCAAGGCACCCCGGAGCAAAAAGCTATGGCACAGGATGCTCTCAACCGTTGGTGGTGGCCTGCTTTAATGATGTTTGGACCTCATGACAGCGAATCGGTCCATAGCCAACAATCCATGAAATGGAAAATAAAAAGGGAATCCAATGACGAATTGAGACAAAAATTTATTGATAAAACAGTGCAGCAGGCAGAAGTTATTGGATTGAAAATACCCGATCCTCATTTGAAATGGAATGAAGAACGTGGACACTATGATTTTGGCCCCATCGATTGGGATGAGTTTTGGAATGTCGTTAAAGGAAACGGACCTTGTAATAAAGAAAGATTGGATCATCACAAACGGGCGCATGAAGAAGGAGCATGGGTAAGGGAAGCCGCTTTGGCTTATGCTGAAAAACAAAAAAATAAAAAACAAGTTGCATAA
- the paaB gene encoding phenylacetate-CoA oxygenase subunit PaaB, whose product MSQDNQGKLWEVFIQSKTGLPYKHAGSLHAYDAEMALQNARDLYCRRGENQSIWVVPSECIVASNPADAEIFFDPMNDKIYRHPTFYKVPEGAKNI is encoded by the coding sequence ATGAGTCAAGATAATCAAGGAAAATTGTGGGAAGTTTTTATTCAAAGTAAAACCGGCTTGCCGTATAAACATGCCGGCAGTTTGCATGCCTATGATGCCGAAATGGCTTTGCAAAATGCCCGCGATTTATACTGCCGCCGAGGAGAGAATCAAAGCATCTGGGTAGTTCCTTCAGAATGCATTGTTGCATCCAATCCTGCTGATGCCGAAATATTTTTTGACCCGATGAACGATAAAATTTACAGGCATCCAACCTTTTACAAAGTACCCGAAGGAGCTAAAAATATTTAA
- the paaC gene encoding phenylacetic acid degradation protein — protein sequence MDLKEALFKYCLRLGDNNLILSHRLSEWCSNGPTLEEDVALTNIALDKLGQARFFLQYAAEIEGKGRTEDDLAYLRYEHEFFNTKLVELPRGDFAFTIVRELINDLFDLFFYEKLLHSKDEKLAGIAAKALKEVKYHVRHASSWIIRLGDGTEESHRRSQNAINELWPYTGELFMMDDVDKTLIDAGIGVDLASIKPLWDSKMKEILTEATLQMPEAGWMQNPSKFNGVHTEHLGYILAEMQYLPRAYPGAKW from the coding sequence ATGGATCTAAAAGAAGCTTTGTTTAAATATTGTTTGCGTCTGGGTGACAATAACCTGATATTGAGTCACCGCTTGTCTGAATGGTGCAGCAATGGACCTACACTGGAAGAAGACGTGGCTTTAACCAATATTGCTCTTGACAAATTAGGCCAAGCAAGGTTTTTTTTGCAATATGCCGCTGAAATCGAGGGAAAAGGACGTACAGAAGACGATCTTGCTTATCTGCGATATGAACACGAATTTTTTAACACCAAACTGGTAGAACTTCCCAGAGGCGATTTTGCCTTTACAATAGTCAGAGAATTAATCAACGATTTATTCGATTTGTTTTTTTACGAAAAATTGTTGCACAGCAAAGACGAGAAACTTGCCGGAATTGCCGCTAAAGCTTTGAAAGAAGTGAAATACCATGTGAGACATGCTTCTTCCTGGATCATTCGTTTGGGTGATGGCACCGAGGAAAGTCACCGCCGATCACAAAATGCTATAAATGAATTATGGCCATATACAGGCGAACTGTTTATGATGGACGATGTGGATAAAACTCTCATTGATGCAGGCATTGGTGTTGACCTTGCTTCAATAAAACCTCTCTGGGACAGCAAAATGAAAGAAATTCTCACCGAAGCCACATTACAAATGCCCGAAGCCGGTTGGATGCAAAATCCTTCGAAATTCAATGGAGTACATACAGAACATCTGGGTTATATTCTGGCCGAGATGCAATATCTGCCCAGAGCTTATCCGGGAGCCAAATGGTAA
- a CDS encoding phenylacetate-CoA oxygenase subunit PaaJ: MVSDEKINVWNELYKIPDPEIPMLTIGELGVLRKVENHDGTWYVYITPTYSGCPAMHMFEEEIKRVMETHRWIPFEIKTIYHPAWTTDWLSEEAKEKLRKAGIAPPEGSASKKALLGEPDEVTCPKCGKKDTKKISEFGSTACKALYFCNNCKDPFEYFKCL; encoded by the coding sequence ATGGTAAGTGACGAGAAAATAAATGTTTGGAACGAATTGTACAAAATTCCCGACCCCGAAATTCCTATGCTTACCATAGGAGAATTGGGCGTATTGCGTAAAGTAGAGAATCATGATGGCACTTGGTATGTTTATATCACTCCCACTTATTCAGGTTGCCCTGCCATGCATATGTTTGAAGAAGAAATAAAGCGAGTGATGGAAACGCACCGATGGATACCATTTGAGATTAAAACCATTTACCATCCTGCATGGACCACAGATTGGTTATCGGAAGAAGCAAAAGAAAAATTGCGTAAAGCAGGCATTGCCCCTCCGGAAGGGTCAGCAAGCAAAAAAGCCCTTTTGGGAGAACCCGACGAAGTCACTTGTCCAAAATGCGGTAAAAAAGATACAAAAAAAATTAGCGAATTCGGATCAACTGCCTGTAAAGCTCTATATTTCTGCAACAACTGCAAAGACCCTTTCGAATATTTCAAATGCTTATAA
- a CDS encoding esterase, which translates to MDRINEYHFITKRTARFYVASQVESPKILLIALHGYMQLAKDFVRHLFDSLTEDQQKEVMILAPEALSRSYVSGSYGKVGASWMTKEDRINEIKDYIAYLNELVKAHLHKVSTEKIIVLGFSQGGATACRWLCEAGIKVDNLVLWGSYFPDDLIFENLTLNAGKIWIVRGDKDPYHDQNQDQKMKEVIKALKLNSHFFTFDGGHSIPGKVFREFIDKVIAGE; encoded by the coding sequence ATGGATCGAATCAATGAATATCATTTTATAACAAAGCGTACGGCAAGATTTTATGTTGCATCACAAGTAGAAAGTCCAAAGATTCTTTTAATTGCATTGCATGGATATATGCAACTGGCCAAAGATTTTGTCAGGCATCTTTTTGATTCTTTAACAGAAGACCAACAAAAAGAAGTAATGATCCTTGCTCCGGAAGCATTGAGTAGATCATATGTATCAGGGAGCTATGGAAAAGTAGGAGCCAGTTGGATGACAAAAGAAGATAGAATCAACGAAATCAAAGATTATATTGCTTATTTGAATGAATTGGTTAAGGCGCATTTACATAAAGTAAGTACGGAAAAAATTATTGTATTGGGATTTTCTCAAGGAGGAGCCACAGCTTGCAGATGGTTATGCGAGGCAGGAATAAAAGTGGATAATCTGGTGCTATGGGGAAGTTATTTTCCGGATGACCTGATATTTGAAAATTTGACATTGAACGCAGGCAAAATATGGATTGTGAGAGGAGACAAAGATCCTTACCACGATCAAAATCAAGATCAAAAAATGAAAGAAGTGATAAAAGCTTTAAAACTCAATAGCCATTTTTTTACATTTGACGGAGGGCATTCAATTCCCGGGAAAGTGTTCAGGGAGTTTATAGATAAAGTAATTGCCGGGGAGTAA
- a CDS encoding bifunctional phosphoglucose/phosphomannose isomerase, giving the protein MNRIEELTNQFFEQIKYSTDLLENTDDINWPENIQSIVIAGLGGSGVGAGIVSGLLFDSLPVPVTIVKDYFLPGFVNKNTLVICSSYSGNTEETLSCYHQALEAQAPIIAITGGGLLKENAQRDGQLCFTVPAGIPPRTALGYTLPVYFFIFSNIFRRPEWYEKFKNSAQKVELCVNDIDRTSAEIAAFFYGKLPVFYSSSAREGLLIRLRQQINENAKSLCWHHIIPEMNHNELVGWRSQHEELAVLFIWNQFDHPKNVLRMKLTREVVSKYTSNILTYQAPCDDAWEEMLYLIHLFDKISCKLADMYGVDAEEIDVINYLKTSIGEKKK; this is encoded by the coding sequence ATGAATCGCATCGAAGAATTAACCAATCAATTTTTTGAACAAATTAAATACTCCACCGATTTGTTGGAAAATACAGACGATATCAATTGGCCTGAAAATATACAAAGCATCGTGATAGCCGGATTGGGCGGGTCCGGCGTTGGTGCCGGCATTGTAAGTGGCTTGTTGTTTGACAGTTTGCCCGTTCCGGTTACTATTGTCAAGGATTATTTTTTGCCGGGATTTGTCAACAAAAATACTCTGGTAATCTGTTCCAGTTATTCCGGTAATACAGAAGAAACATTGTCTTGTTATCATCAAGCCCTTGAAGCTCAAGCACCGATAATTGCCATTACCGGTGGAGGCCTACTCAAAGAGAATGCTCAACGTGATGGTCAATTATGTTTCACCGTTCCTGCCGGTATCCCTCCCCGGACAGCATTGGGCTATACCTTACCTGTTTATTTTTTTATTTTTTCCAATATTTTCCGTCGGCCGGAATGGTACGAGAAATTTAAGAATTCGGCGCAAAAAGTAGAGTTGTGCGTAAATGACATTGACCGCACTTCTGCCGAAATTGCCGCATTTTTTTATGGAAAACTACCCGTGTTTTACTCTTCTTCTGCAAGAGAAGGACTATTGATACGTTTGCGACAGCAAATCAACGAAAACGCCAAATCACTTTGCTGGCATCACATCATTCCTGAAATGAATCACAACGAATTGGTCGGATGGCGTAGTCAACATGAGGAACTTGCGGTATTGTTTATTTGGAATCAATTTGACCATCCGAAAAATGTCCTGAGAATGAAATTAACCCGTGAAGTGGTGTCAAAATATACTTCCAACATTTTGACATATCAGGCGCCATGTGATGATGCGTGGGAAGAAATGCTTTATTTAATACACCTGTTTGATAAAATCTCTTGTAAACTGGCCGATATGTATGGCGTAGATGCCGAAGAAATAGATGTTATCAATTATTTGAAGACATCTATTGGAGAAAAAAAGAAGTAA
- a CDS encoding short-chain dehydrogenase, with protein MITLDLKGKKALVCGASDGIGKSTAETLAKAGCNVVLFARNENKLKQVLQHLPVSVSGQKHEYLVADFNHPEDVLKIAGQYIEQNKVNFHILVNNSGGPPAGPITKAKIEDFRLAFERHLIVNQLLAGMLLEGMKKERYGRIINIISTSVKQPLPNLGVSNTIRGAVASWAKTWANEVAQFGITVNNVLPGATLTSRLKDIIATKAQATGKSVEEIESEMLNEIPAGRFAQPDEIAFAVAFLASPHAAYINGVNLPVDGGRTGCL; from the coding sequence ATGATAACATTGGATTTGAAAGGTAAAAAGGCATTGGTGTGCGGGGCTTCCGATGGTATTGGCAAATCTACGGCTGAAACATTGGCAAAAGCCGGATGCAATGTGGTTTTATTTGCAAGAAATGAAAACAAATTAAAACAAGTTTTGCAGCATCTCCCTGTTTCAGTATCAGGTCAGAAACATGAATATTTGGTAGCAGATTTTAACCATCCGGAAGACGTTCTTAAAATTGCCGGGCAATATATTGAACAAAACAAGGTCAATTTTCATATTTTGGTCAATAATAGTGGAGGTCCCCCTGCAGGACCGATCACCAAAGCCAAAATAGAGGACTTCCGCCTTGCTTTTGAAAGGCATCTTATCGTTAATCAACTTTTGGCCGGTATGTTGTTGGAAGGAATGAAAAAAGAAAGATACGGACGTATCATCAATATCATTAGTACATCAGTCAAACAACCTCTACCCAATTTGGGAGTATCAAATACCATAAGAGGGGCTGTGGCTTCGTGGGCCAAAACTTGGGCAAATGAAGTGGCACAATTTGGTATTACCGTCAACAATGTGCTTCCCGGTGCTACATTGACCTCTCGTTTGAAAGACATTATAGCCACAAAAGCCCAAGCAACCGGTAAGTCCGTGGAAGAAATCGAGTCGGAGATGTTAAACGAAATACCTGCCGGAAGATTTGCCCAACCTGATGAAATTGCATTTGCCGTGGCATTTTTGGCTTCTCCTCACGCGGCATATATCAATGGAGTGAATTTGCCTGTAGACGGTGGACGTACGGGATGTTTATAG
- the radA gene encoding DNA repair protein RadA — protein sequence MIKGLGKSKIKKAFFCTHCGYQSPKWLGKCPSCNEWNTFVEEIIQQENKQDFLPLSNQQKQPVAIQDINPEHYDRIFIKDSELSRVLGGGIVPGSVILFAGEPGIGKSTLMMQLALSLHNVKVMYVSGEESDLQIKMRADRLPFSNPKCFIFTETDLSLIFQALDKIQPQLLIVDSVQTLESPLLDSPQGSVSQIKETVSQLIKYAKTTGVPVFIIGHVTKEGSIAGPKILEHMVDVVLQFEGDMHYAYRIVRGVKNRFGSANELGIYEMGQGGLKPVDNPSEILLGYSDIQLSGITVGCTMEGMRPMLIETQALVSSAVYGTPQRSSTGFDLRRLNMLLAVLEKRCGFKISMKDVFLNIAGGFKVDDPSMDLPVICSIFSSNLDIPIDKTICFAAEVGLSGEIRPVNMINARIKEAAKLGFKQFMLSEYNKKNIEEKPKGIDLIFVKTMQDVLKQLFG from the coding sequence GTAACGAATGGAATACTTTTGTTGAGGAAATTATTCAACAAGAAAACAAACAAGATTTTTTGCCTTTGTCAAATCAACAAAAACAACCTGTTGCCATACAAGATATCAATCCGGAGCATTATGACAGAATATTCATCAAAGATTCTGAATTGTCAAGAGTGTTGGGTGGAGGAATTGTTCCGGGTTCGGTAATTTTATTTGCAGGCGAACCCGGCATTGGCAAGTCCACGCTGATGATGCAGCTTGCACTGTCCTTACATAATGTAAAGGTGATGTATGTGAGTGGCGAAGAAAGCGATCTGCAAATTAAAATGCGTGCCGACAGGTTACCTTTTTCCAATCCAAAATGTTTTATTTTTACAGAAACCGATTTGTCGTTGATTTTCCAGGCACTTGACAAGATACAACCACAATTATTAATTGTCGATTCGGTACAAACTCTTGAAAGTCCATTATTGGACAGTCCTCAGGGAAGCGTTTCACAAATAAAAGAAACGGTATCGCAGTTGATTAAATACGCAAAAACAACGGGTGTTCCGGTTTTTATTATCGGGCATGTCACAAAGGAAGGGTCCATAGCCGGTCCAAAAATATTGGAACACATGGTAGATGTGGTTCTACAATTTGAAGGGGATATGCATTATGCCTACAGGATAGTAAGAGGAGTAAAAAACCGTTTTGGATCGGCAAATGAACTTGGTATTTATGAAATGGGGCAAGGTGGTTTGAAACCGGTTGATAATCCATCAGAGATATTGCTGGGATATTCTGATATTCAACTGAGTGGCATCACGGTAGGTTGCACTATGGAAGGGATGCGACCAATGCTGATAGAAACACAAGCGCTGGTCAGCTCAGCAGTTTATGGCACTCCTCAAAGGTCCTCTACCGGTTTTGATTTACGCAGGTTAAACATGTTGTTGGCTGTTTTGGAAAAAAGGTGTGGATTCAAAATATCCATGAAAGACGTATTTCTCAACATTGCCGGTGGATTTAAAGTGGATGACCCTTCGATGGATCTACCGGTGATTTGTTCTATCTTTTCATCCAATTTGGACATTCCCATCGATAAAACTATTTGTTTTGCTGCCGAGGTCGGATTGTCGGGAGAAATAAGGCCTGTAAACATGATAAATGCCAGAATTAAAGAAGCTGCTAAGTTGGGCTTTAAGCAATTTATGTTATCTGAATACAACAAAAAAAATATTGAGGAAAAACCAAAAGGAATAGACTTGATTTTCGTCAAAACGATGCAGGATGTATTAAAACAATTATTTGGGTAA